The proteins below come from a single Pseudomonas sp. MYb118 genomic window:
- a CDS encoding GlxA family transcriptional regulator encodes MIERRQFSGGMKGKNLRYLNENPNQPVQLTRTGFLLLEHFSLPAFTQALDTIVTANLLRPKLFSSRTFGLHDGEVVSDLGLVIRPDARIDAAAIQELDLLVICGGYRTELKASDELSSLLRLAADQGISLAGLWNGGWFLGIAGLLDGYRCAIHPEHRPALAEIAKATHVTSEPYVIDRDRLTASSPSGAFHMALDWIKGLHDKALVEGIEDILAFEESRYRRIKPTENICVSAPLREVVKLMDANLEEPLELEQLAIYAGRSRRQLERLFKEQLGTTPQRYYMELRITEARRLLQHTELSQVDVLVACGFVSPSHFSKCYSSYFGYRPSKEKRLVK; translated from the coding sequence TTGATCGAACGTCGCCAATTCAGTGGAGGCATGAAGGGCAAGAACCTTCGCTACCTGAACGAAAACCCCAACCAGCCTGTTCAATTGACCCGGACCGGCTTTTTGTTGCTCGAACATTTTTCCCTGCCGGCCTTTACCCAGGCGCTGGATACCATCGTCACCGCCAACCTGTTGCGGCCCAAGCTGTTTTCCTCGCGGACCTTCGGCTTGCACGACGGCGAGGTGGTCAGTGACCTGGGGCTGGTCATCCGTCCGGACGCGCGGATTGATGCGGCAGCGATCCAGGAGCTGGATCTGCTGGTCATCTGCGGCGGCTACCGTACTGAACTCAAGGCCAGCGACGAGTTGTCCAGTTTGCTGCGACTCGCCGCCGATCAAGGCATCAGCCTGGCCGGCCTGTGGAATGGCGGCTGGTTCCTGGGCATCGCCGGCCTGCTGGACGGTTATCGTTGCGCCATTCACCCGGAGCATCGACCGGCCCTGGCGGAAATCGCCAAGGCTACCCACGTCACCAGTGAACCTTACGTCATCGACCGTGACCGGCTGACCGCGTCCAGCCCCTCGGGGGCTTTCCATATGGCGCTGGACTGGATCAAGGGCCTGCACGACAAGGCGCTGGTCGAAGGCATCGAGGACATCCTGGCGTTCGAGGAATCGCGTTACCGACGGATCAAGCCCACGGAAAACATTTGCGTCAGCGCACCGCTGCGCGAGGTGGTGAAGTTGATGGACGCCAACCTCGAAGAGCCCCTGGAACTGGAACAACTGGCGATCTACGCGGGCCGTTCCCGTCGCCAGCTGGAGCGCCTGTTCAAGGAGCAACTGGGCACCACGCCACAGCGCTACTACATGGAGCTGCGAATCACCGAAGCACGAAGGTTGCTGCAACACACCGAACTGTCCCAGGTGGATGTGCTGGTGGCGTGCGGGTTCGTGTCACCCAGCCATTTCAGCAAGTGCTACAGCTCGTATTTCGGCTATCGGCCGTCCAAGGAAAAACGCCTGGTCAAATGA
- a CDS encoding Fic family protein yields MKKPPKLTGQHDPVFDLLGQSPHKERLADYLALLVPLDDQRRYRPFNELRYRWAPGLDANLCWALVKKARVAQYTRLLPLGDPLQWGHYLLTPLAQKAISAVDRQATTAALEFMTSQIGEHAHFSYLLNDLIEDEAISSSQLEGAATTTRVAKDMLKRKRLPRTPDERMVIGNYKMMNFAWEKRDEALSAELISAMHRVGVEGIDDEQYSPGVFRDNDNVVVQDGEGNTVHVPPPAAGLVSRLRRLADWINQSHNDIEKADYLHPLIKGIALHFALGYEHPFRDGNGRVARALFYWFMFKNDFSAFRYIAISILLRNAPVKYGRSYLNSEADDLDLTYFIDFQCSVILRAVGGFAQAYRKSLAYSDRFDNWLLESGFFHQLTEKQRAVFQVAKSGMAKEFTAANVKQNLDCSYNAASTALNGLVELNVFEKRRIGREWVFFLRPCRNVLAPTGGNECA; encoded by the coding sequence ATGAAAAAGCCGCCAAAGCTGACAGGGCAACACGATCCCGTGTTCGACCTGCTGGGACAGTCGCCACACAAGGAACGCCTTGCCGATTACCTGGCCCTGCTGGTGCCACTGGATGACCAGAGGCGCTACCGGCCGTTCAACGAACTGCGTTACCGCTGGGCACCTGGTCTGGATGCGAACCTGTGCTGGGCGCTGGTCAAGAAAGCGCGGGTAGCGCAGTACACTCGGCTTTTGCCGCTGGGTGATCCTCTGCAGTGGGGGCACTATCTGCTCACGCCGCTGGCGCAGAAAGCGATCTCTGCCGTGGACCGTCAGGCGACGACGGCCGCGCTGGAGTTCATGACCAGCCAGATCGGCGAGCATGCACATTTCAGTTACCTGCTCAATGACCTGATCGAAGACGAGGCCATCAGCAGCAGTCAGCTCGAAGGCGCTGCGACCACCACGCGGGTGGCCAAGGACATGCTCAAGCGCAAACGCCTGCCGCGCACGCCGGACGAGCGGATGGTGATCGGTAACTACAAAATGATGAATTTCGCCTGGGAGAAGCGCGACGAGGCCCTGAGCGCCGAGCTGATTTCAGCGATGCATCGAGTGGGGGTCGAGGGCATTGATGATGAGCAATACTCGCCGGGAGTGTTCAGGGACAACGATAACGTCGTGGTCCAGGACGGCGAGGGTAATACCGTGCATGTACCGCCTCCGGCGGCCGGGCTGGTGTCTCGATTACGCAGGCTGGCAGACTGGATCAATCAGTCTCACAACGACATCGAAAAGGCGGATTACCTTCATCCCTTGATTAAAGGGATCGCCCTGCATTTTGCGCTGGGCTATGAACATCCCTTTCGTGACGGTAACGGCCGGGTCGCGCGGGCGCTGTTCTACTGGTTCATGTTCAAAAACGACTTTTCGGCCTTCCGCTACATCGCGATCAGCATTCTGTTGCGCAATGCCCCGGTGAAATACGGGCGCTCCTATTTGAACAGCGAGGCAGATGACCTCGACCTGACGTACTTCATAGATTTCCAATGCTCGGTGATTTTGCGGGCCGTCGGTGGTTTCGCCCAGGCTTATCGGAAAAGTCTGGCGTACAGCGATCGTTTTGATAACTGGTTGCTGGAGTCCGGGTTCTTTCACCAGTTGACCGAAAAGCAACGTGCCGTTTTTCAGGTCGCCAAGAGCGGGATGGCCAAGGAGTTCACGGCCGCCAATGTGAAGCAAAATCTCGATTGTTCCTACAACGCGGCGTCGACCGCGCTGAATGGGCTGGTGGAGCTCAATGTGTTCGAGAAAAGAAGGATCGGACGCGAGTGGGTGTTCTTCTTGCGGCCCTGCAGGAACGTGCTCGCTCCCACAGGGGGCAACGAATGTGCGTAG
- a CDS encoding lecithin retinol acyltransferase family protein — protein MNTLAMKLTSGCLDLMQTDAQADNLPVGCHLVSPRGFYLHHGIYLGGGEVIHYSGFSGSFRAGPVEVVGLEQFANGRSIWIVQEAREYSDDEVVSRARSRVGESRYSVFSNNCEHFCNWCISGKSCSAQIRALFHYPRYWLSLVSALHLSFIA, from the coding sequence GTGAATACGCTGGCCATGAAGTTGACGAGTGGGTGCCTGGACCTGATGCAAACCGACGCGCAAGCTGACAACTTGCCGGTCGGTTGCCATCTGGTCAGCCCCAGAGGTTTTTACTTGCACCACGGCATCTACCTGGGTGGCGGCGAGGTCATTCATTACTCCGGGTTCAGCGGTTCGTTCAGGGCCGGGCCGGTGGAAGTGGTCGGTCTTGAACAGTTTGCCAATGGCCGGTCCATCTGGATCGTGCAGGAGGCCCGGGAATATTCGGATGATGAAGTGGTCAGCCGTGCCCGCTCGAGGGTAGGGGAGAGCCGATACAGCGTGTTCTCCAACAACTGTGAGCATTTCTGCAACTGGTGCATCAGCGGCAAAAGTTGCAGTGCGCAGATCAGGGCATTGTTCCATTACCCGCGTTACTGGCTGTCGCTGGTTTCGGCGCTGCACCTGTCCTTCATCGCGTGA
- a CDS encoding PaaI family thioesterase, which yields MTRLDTSLQDSAAPEGVCYGCGGSNPHGLHIKSHWHEDGVHVIAEHLPEAKYCGWPDLVYGGLIAMLVDCHSNWTAMAYHYRQENREVASLPRINCVTGNLGIKFIKPTPMGVPLTLKAKVEGETGRKTRVICEVYAGDVLTAVGDSVFVRVDAEQLAAQAHGR from the coding sequence ATGACCCGCCTCGACACATCCCTGCAAGACAGCGCCGCGCCCGAAGGCGTTTGTTACGGCTGCGGCGGCAGCAACCCGCACGGATTGCACATCAAGAGCCACTGGCATGAAGACGGCGTGCACGTCATCGCCGAACACCTGCCCGAGGCCAAGTATTGCGGCTGGCCGGACCTGGTCTATGGCGGCCTGATCGCGATGTTGGTGGACTGCCATTCCAACTGGACGGCGATGGCTTATCACTACCGCCAGGAAAACCGCGAAGTCGCCAGCCTGCCCCGCATCAACTGCGTCACCGGCAACCTGGGCATCAAGTTCATCAAACCGACGCCCATGGGCGTGCCGCTGACGTTGAAGGCGAAAGTGGAAGGTGAAACGGGGCGCAAGACCCGGGTCATCTGCGAGGTGTATGCCGGGGATGTGCTGACGGCGGTGGGGGATTCTGTTTTCGTACGAGTGGACGCCGAACAACTGGCCGCGCAGGCGCACGGCCGGTAA
- a CDS encoding AAA family ATPase → MQILWNDGERTFSREPGSAAQGGRPVLVARPTAEQPLPACLGRFAHEFALKDELDGAWAVRPLEMVRENGQMYLLLEDTGGTPLLQLLNAPMPTATFLRLAISIAQALGKLHQRGLVHKDIKPSHILVNCADGRARLTGFGLASWLPRERQALETIAGTLAYMAPEQTGRMNRSIDLRSDLYSFGVTLYEMLTGSLPFMASDPIEWVHCHIAKKPQSPSERVKSVPDVLSGIVMKLLAKTAEERYQTAASVEQDLRQCLADWESLGHINAFALGEQGTSDRLMIPEKLYGREQEVSALIAAFDRSIASGAPELMLVTGYSGIGKSSVVNELHKALVPPRGLFAAGKFDQYRRDIPYATLVQAFQSLVRTLLGKNDVELAQWRDALQGALDAEAGLMTDLIPELKLIIGEPPPVPALEPQQAQRRFLLVFRRFIGVFARSEHPLALFLDDLQWIDAATLDLLEDLLTSSDVQHLLLVGAYRSNEVNVGHSLTGKLQAIRNSGGRIDEITLAPLAKVHIERLIADALHDDLVHIEPLAQLVLEKTAGNPFFVIQFLHTLADEKLLTFDHQVRQWSWSAERIHAKGYTDNIVDLMVGKLTRLPPETQHALQQLACLGNVAGTAALSTVLGMTKAQVRAVFWEAIRQELVHRLEGAYGFMHDRIHEAAYSLIPKAERPEAHLRIGRLLAAQTPEHEREEAIFEIVGQLNRGAALLTDRDEREQLARFNLMAGQRAKASTAYASAHNYLTTGAQLLDEDCWERLHDLIFALELNRAECELLTGQLSVAEKRLSALSEHATTTIERANVVCLQVDDYLMMDRSDAAVTVCLDYLRHVGIEWSASPSDDEVREEYERIWKLLGNREIESLIDLPLMQDDASLMTVSALGKLFPPAVQTNANLTCLVICKAISLCLEGGNCDAASLHYANAFRVLGRRFGDYQAGFRFGQLGCALVEQRGLKRFEASTYLCFSIFAVRWMKPVSECRDLLRRSFVAANRIGDLPYGAYAGNSLISDLLFAGEPLSEVQAEAKRGLSYARKVRFGLVISFMSTQSALIRMLRGLTSVFGCLDDSKFNETGIEAHYASNPDLALAESKYWVRKLQARYMADDLPTAMQAADKARQLLWTMSLFFEEAEYYFFDALTRARWCDSLEIGERAPHLSAMAAAHQQLNTWAQQCPENFASRAALVEAEIARVEGRMIEAELLFEQAIHSAQKSGFIHIEALANELAARFYAARGLGKVASVYMQDARYGYLRWGADGKVRQLEARYPALRTETQALGPTTTMVAPVEHLDLATVIKVSQAVSSEIVLEKLIDVIMRTAIEQAGAERGVLVLSDTGEHRIAAQVTTGSDSMQLGDEPMTSARLPQSLLYHVLRTGETVSLDDAMTEPAFADDPYIRQRNARSILCLPLMNQAKLTGALYLENNLAARVFSPTRIAVLKLVASQAAISLENARLYREVAEREGKIRRLVDANIIGILVWDANGDIIEANDAFLRMVRYEREDLTSGQLRWRDLTTPEFREISERHLAQAVRTGYAQPYEKEYFTKDGGRLPVIVGLAMFEANTKEGVAFVLDLTERKQAEEKIRDSERRYREVQTELAHANRVATMGHLVASIAHEVNQPIAAAILNADAALRWMSLQPPEIDEVRTVLGSLIQDANRAADVLGRIRQHIRKAPPQKGPVDIHAAIGEMIELTRGQVSKNGASLLTDIEQALPSITGDRVELQQVLLNLIMNALEAMNGVSDDERQLHISARLNDAGSVLVCVSDSGPGFSSDNTEQIFASFYSTKPTGMGMGLSICRSIIEAHGGRLWASANTPRGAVVQFTLPVEQVEA, encoded by the coding sequence ATGCAGATACTGTGGAACGATGGCGAGCGCACGTTCTCTCGAGAGCCGGGCTCGGCGGCGCAGGGCGGCCGTCCGGTGCTGGTGGCGCGGCCGACTGCCGAGCAACCGCTGCCGGCGTGCCTCGGTCGTTTCGCCCACGAGTTCGCCCTCAAGGATGAACTCGATGGCGCCTGGGCCGTGCGGCCGCTGGAGATGGTGCGAGAAAACGGCCAGATGTATCTGCTGCTGGAGGACACCGGCGGTACGCCACTGCTGCAATTGTTGAATGCTCCCATGCCCACGGCGACCTTTCTGCGCCTGGCCATCAGCATTGCCCAGGCATTGGGCAAGCTCCATCAGCGCGGGTTGGTGCACAAGGACATCAAGCCGTCGCACATTCTGGTCAACTGCGCCGATGGCCGGGCTCGCCTGACCGGGTTCGGCCTGGCGTCGTGGCTGCCCCGCGAGCGCCAGGCGCTGGAAACCATCGCCGGCACGCTGGCTTATATGGCACCCGAGCAGACCGGGCGGATGAATCGTTCGATCGACTTGCGCAGCGACCTGTATTCCTTCGGTGTCACGCTCTACGAGATGCTCACCGGTTCGTTGCCCTTCATGGCCTCTGACCCGATCGAGTGGGTCCATTGCCACATCGCGAAAAAGCCGCAGTCGCCGAGCGAGCGGGTCAAGTCCGTTCCCGACGTGCTGTCCGGGATCGTCATGAAATTGTTGGCCAAGACCGCCGAAGAGCGTTACCAGACAGCCGCGAGTGTCGAACAGGATCTGCGCCAATGCCTGGCCGACTGGGAGTCGCTGGGGCACATCAATGCATTCGCGCTGGGCGAGCAGGGCACCTCCGACCGGTTGATGATTCCCGAGAAACTCTACGGCCGCGAGCAGGAGGTCAGCGCGCTGATCGCTGCGTTCGACCGCAGCATCGCCAGCGGCGCGCCGGAGCTGATGCTGGTCACCGGTTATTCGGGGATCGGCAAGTCGTCCGTCGTCAATGAACTGCACAAGGCGCTGGTGCCGCCCCGTGGTCTGTTCGCCGCCGGCAAGTTCGACCAGTACCGGCGCGACATTCCCTATGCCACGCTGGTGCAGGCGTTCCAGAGCCTGGTGCGTACGCTGCTGGGCAAGAACGACGTCGAACTGGCGCAGTGGCGCGATGCGCTGCAAGGTGCCCTGGACGCCGAAGCGGGGCTGATGACCGACCTGATACCGGAACTGAAACTGATCATCGGTGAACCGCCACCGGTGCCTGCCCTGGAGCCACAGCAGGCGCAACGACGGTTCCTCCTGGTGTTCCGACGCTTTATCGGCGTGTTCGCCAGGTCCGAGCATCCACTGGCACTGTTTCTGGATGATTTGCAGTGGATCGACGCGGCGACGCTCGATCTGCTGGAAGACCTGCTGACCAGCTCCGACGTGCAGCACCTGTTGCTGGTGGGCGCCTACCGCAGCAACGAAGTGAATGTCGGCCACTCGCTGACCGGCAAGCTCCAGGCCATTCGCAACAGCGGTGGGCGGATCGACGAAATCACCCTGGCGCCCCTGGCCAAGGTTCACATCGAGCGGCTGATCGCCGATGCGCTGCACGACGACCTCGTGCACATCGAGCCGTTGGCGCAACTGGTGCTGGAAAAAACCGCCGGCAATCCGTTCTTCGTCATTCAGTTCCTGCACACCCTGGCCGACGAAAAACTGCTGACCTTCGATCATCAGGTCAGACAGTGGAGCTGGAGCGCCGAACGCATCCACGCCAAGGGCTACACCGACAACATTGTCGACCTGATGGTCGGCAAGCTCACCCGCCTGCCACCGGAAACCCAGCACGCGCTGCAACAACTCGCCTGCCTGGGCAACGTGGCCGGAACCGCGGCGCTTTCGACCGTGCTGGGCATGACCAAGGCCCAGGTGCGCGCGGTGTTCTGGGAGGCCATCCGCCAGGAACTGGTGCATCGCCTGGAAGGTGCCTACGGGTTCATGCACGACCGCATTCACGAAGCGGCCTATTCGCTGATTCCCAAGGCCGAGCGACCCGAAGCGCATCTGCGCATCGGGCGTTTGCTCGCGGCGCAGACGCCCGAGCATGAACGTGAAGAGGCGATTTTCGAGATCGTCGGCCAGCTCAACCGTGGCGCTGCGCTGTTGACCGACCGGGACGAACGCGAGCAACTCGCCAGGTTCAACCTGATGGCCGGCCAGCGTGCCAAGGCTTCGACAGCCTACGCCTCGGCCCACAACTACCTGACCACCGGCGCACAGTTGCTGGACGAGGATTGTTGGGAGCGCCTGCACGATCTGATCTTCGCGCTGGAACTGAACCGGGCCGAATGCGAGCTGCTCACCGGGCAATTGTCGGTCGCGGAAAAGCGCCTTTCAGCACTGTCGGAGCACGCCACGACGACGATTGAACGGGCGAATGTCGTGTGCCTGCAGGTGGATGACTACCTGATGATGGATCGCAGCGATGCGGCGGTCACGGTGTGCCTCGACTATCTGCGGCATGTCGGTATCGAGTGGTCGGCCAGCCCGAGCGACGATGAAGTACGCGAAGAGTACGAACGCATATGGAAGTTGCTCGGTAACCGGGAAATCGAATCGCTGATCGACTTGCCCTTGATGCAGGATGACGCTTCGTTGATGACCGTCAGCGCATTGGGCAAATTGTTCCCGCCGGCGGTGCAAACCAATGCCAACCTGACATGCCTGGTCATCTGCAAGGCGATCAGCCTGTGCCTTGAAGGTGGCAACTGTGATGCCGCGAGCTTGCACTATGCCAATGCCTTCCGGGTCCTGGGACGGCGTTTCGGTGATTATCAAGCCGGGTTCCGTTTTGGTCAGCTCGGTTGTGCGCTCGTTGAACAGCGGGGTTTGAAGCGCTTCGAAGCGAGTACTTACCTGTGTTTTTCGATTTTTGCCGTGCGCTGGATGAAGCCCGTCAGCGAGTGCCGTGATCTATTGCGCCGTTCGTTCGTGGCGGCGAATCGAATCGGTGATCTGCCCTATGGCGCCTACGCCGGTAACAGTCTGATTTCCGATTTGTTGTTTGCCGGCGAGCCATTGTCCGAAGTCCAGGCTGAGGCCAAGCGAGGGTTGTCCTACGCACGCAAGGTGCGTTTCGGTCTGGTGATCAGCTTCATGAGCACACAGTCGGCGCTGATCCGCATGCTGCGAGGCCTGACATCGGTCTTCGGGTGCCTCGATGACAGCAAGTTCAACGAGACAGGCATCGAGGCCCATTACGCCAGCAACCCGGACCTGGCCCTGGCCGAGAGCAAGTACTGGGTGCGCAAGCTCCAGGCCCGCTACATGGCCGACGATTTGCCCACCGCCATGCAGGCGGCCGACAAGGCCAGGCAGTTGCTCTGGACCATGAGCCTGTTCTTCGAGGAGGCCGAGTACTACTTCTTTGACGCCCTGACGCGGGCACGCTGGTGCGACAGTCTGGAAATCGGTGAGCGCGCCCCGCACCTGAGCGCCATGGCCGCCGCACATCAGCAATTGAACACCTGGGCGCAACAGTGCCCGGAAAATTTCGCCAGCCGCGCCGCTTTGGTCGAAGCCGAAATCGCCCGTGTCGAAGGGCGGATGATCGAGGCCGAGCTGCTGTTCGAACAGGCCATCCACTCGGCGCAAAAAAGCGGCTTCATTCATATCGAAGCGCTGGCCAACGAGCTGGCTGCGCGGTTCTACGCCGCTCGCGGGCTTGGCAAGGTCGCCAGTGTGTACATGCAGGATGCCCGCTACGGCTACCTGCGCTGGGGCGCTGACGGCAAGGTGCGCCAGCTCGAGGCGCGCTACCCGGCGCTGCGTACGGAAACCCAGGCGCTCGGGCCGACGACGACCATGGTCGCGCCGGTCGAACACCTCGACCTGGCGACCGTGATCAAGGTTTCCCAGGCAGTGTCGAGTGAAATCGTCCTGGAAAAGCTGATTGACGTGATCATGCGCACGGCCATCGAGCAGGCCGGCGCGGAGCGGGGCGTGCTGGTCCTGTCGGACACCGGTGAGCACCGCATCGCCGCGCAAGTGACCACCGGCAGCGACTCGATGCAGCTGGGTGATGAACCGATGACATCGGCGCGACTGCCCCAGTCGCTGCTTTACCATGTGTTGCGTACCGGCGAGACCGTATCGCTGGATGATGCGATGACCGAACCGGCGTTCGCCGACGACCCTTACATTCGCCAGCGCAATGCGCGCTCGATCCTCTGCCTGCCGCTGATGAACCAGGCCAAGCTGACCGGCGCGCTCTACCTGGAAAACAACCTGGCCGCGCGGGTATTCAGCCCCACGCGCATTGCCGTGCTCAAGCTGGTGGCCTCGCAGGCGGCGATTTCCCTGGAAAACGCTCGTCTGTACCGTGAGGTCGCGGAGCGCGAAGGCAAGATCCGCCGTCTGGTGGATGCCAACATCATCGGCATTCTGGTGTGGGACGCCAATGGCGACATCATCGAGGCCAACGATGCGTTCCTGCGCATGGTGCGTTACGAACGCGAAGACCTGACCTCGGGCCAGTTGCGCTGGCGGGACCTGACCACACCGGAGTTTCGCGAGATCAGCGAGCGACATCTGGCCCAGGCGGTGCGCACCGGTTATGCGCAACCGTACGAAAAAGAATATTTCACCAAGGACGGTGGGCGCCTGCCGGTCATCGTCGGCCTGGCCATGTTCGAGGCCAATACCAAGGAAGGCGTGGCCTTCGTCCTCGACCTGACCGAGCGCAAGCAGGCGGAAGAGAAAATCCGCGACAGCGAGCGGCGTTATCGCGAGGTGCAGACCGAACTGGCCCATGCCAACCGCGTGGCGACCATGGGGCACCTGGTGGCGTCGATTGCCCACGAAGTCAATCAACCGATCGCCGCCGCCATTCTCAATGCCGACGCGGCCTTGCGCTGGATGAGCCTGCAACCGCCGGAAATCGACGAAGTGCGCACCGTGCTGGGCAGTCTGATCCAGGACGCCAATCGTGCGGCCGATGTGTTGGGGCGCATTCGTCAACACATTCGCAAGGCGCCACCGCAGAAGGGGCCGGTGGACATCCATGCGGCGATCGGCGAAATGATCGAACTCACCCGTGGCCAGGTCAGCAAGAACGGCGCGTCGCTGCTGACCGACATCGAGCAGGCGCTGCCTTCGATCACCGGAGACCGCGTCGAGCTGCAACAGGTGTTGCTCAACCTGATCATGAACGCCCTCGAAGCCATGAATGGCGTGAGTGACGATGAGCGCCAGTTGCACATCAGCGCGCGACTGAATGATGCCGGCAGCGTGCTGGTCTGTGTCAGCGACTCGGGGCCGGGGTTCTCTTCGGACAACACCGAGCAGATTTTCGCCTCGTTCTACAGCACCAAGCCGACCGGCATGGGCATGGGGCTGTCGATCTGCCGCTCGATTATCGAGGCACATGGTGGCCGCTTGTGGGCCAGCGCCAATACGCCGCGGGGCGCTGTCGTCCAGTTCACCCTGCCGGTGGAACAGGTCGAGGCGTAA
- a CDS encoding MFS transporter, translating to MNLNEPINAQRVGQAVGKYRWTICALLFFATTVNYLDRQVLSLLAPDLSTQFGWSNTDYANIASVFQFVYAISMLFAGRFVDKIGTKKAYVYAIGIWSTGAMMHAFSVPMGEGIAAVCSAFGLAVIPVSIAGFMLSRAVLAIGEAGNFPIAIKATAEYFPKKERSFATGIFNSGANVGAVLAPICVPLIAALWGWEAAFIVIGMLGFVWVAAWIALYDKPENQTRLSAEELAYIRSDAQSIVTPDTDAPQKKVSWFKLLTYRQTWAFAFGKFMTDGVWWFFLFWLPTYLSAQYGMKGAAIVIPLAVLYSMTMVGSIGGGWFPSYFMARGDAPYDGRMKAMLVIAFFPLLVLLAQPLGYISYWVPVLLIGVGASAHQAWSCNIFTTVSDMFPQKTVASVVGIGGLAGGLGGVVMTKIGGWVFDYYKSVNDIHTGYMIMFAICALAYLVAWSVMKLLVPRHKEITDL from the coding sequence ATGAATCTGAACGAGCCCATCAATGCGCAACGTGTCGGCCAGGCGGTCGGCAAATATCGCTGGACCATCTGTGCGCTGCTGTTTTTCGCCACCACCGTCAACTACCTGGACCGCCAGGTGCTCAGCCTGCTGGCACCGGACCTGTCCACGCAGTTCGGCTGGAGCAACACCGATTACGCCAACATCGCCTCGGTGTTCCAGTTCGTCTACGCCATTTCCATGCTGTTCGCCGGGCGTTTCGTCGACAAGATCGGCACCAAGAAGGCCTACGTCTACGCGATCGGCATCTGGTCGACTGGCGCGATGATGCACGCGTTCTCCGTTCCGATGGGCGAGGGTATCGCGGCGGTGTGCAGCGCCTTCGGCCTGGCGGTGATCCCGGTGTCCATCGCCGGCTTCATGCTGTCCCGTGCAGTGCTGGCCATTGGTGAGGCGGGTAACTTCCCCATCGCCATCAAGGCCACGGCTGAGTATTTCCCCAAGAAGGAACGCTCCTTCGCCACCGGGATCTTCAACTCGGGCGCCAACGTCGGCGCGGTCCTGGCACCCATCTGCGTGCCGCTGATTGCCGCGCTGTGGGGCTGGGAAGCGGCATTCATCGTGATCGGCATGCTCGGCTTCGTGTGGGTGGCGGCGTGGATTGCCCTGTACGACAAACCGGAAAACCAGACGCGCCTGTCGGCCGAGGAACTGGCTTACATCCGCAGTGACGCGCAGAGCATTGTCACCCCGGATACCGACGCGCCACAGAAGAAGGTGTCGTGGTTCAAGCTGCTGACCTATCGCCAGACCTGGGCTTTTGCCTTCGGCAAATTCATGACCGACGGTGTGTGGTGGTTCTTCCTGTTCTGGCTGCCGACTTACCTTTCGGCGCAATACGGCATGAAGGGCGCGGCCATCGTCATCCCGCTGGCGGTGCTGTACAGCATGACCATGGTCGGCAGTATCGGTGGCGGCTGGTTCCCCAGCTACTTCATGGCCCGTGGCGATGCGCCGTATGACGGCCGCATGAAAGCCATGCTGGTGATCGCGTTCTTCCCGCTGCTGGTGTTGCTCGCGCAACCATTGGGTTACATCAGCTACTGGGTGCCGGTATTGCTGATCGGCGTAGGCGCTTCCGCGCACCAGGCCTGGTCGTGCAACATCTTCACCACCGTTTCCGACATGTTCCCGCAGAAGACCGTCGCTTCGGTTGTCGGCATCGGCGGCCTGGCCGGTGGCCTGGGCGGCGTGGTGATGACCAAGATCGGTGGCTGGGTGTTCGACTATTACAAGTCAGTCAATGACATCCACACCGGCTACATGATCATGTTCGCCATCTGTGCGCTGGCGTACCTGGTCGCCTGGAGCGTGATGAAACTGCTGGTACCGCGCCACAAGGAAATCACCGATCTCTAA
- a CDS encoding response regulator transcription factor, with amino-acid sequence MSGNPPSNKQGNQSPTVFVVDDDASMRNALSNLLRSAGIQVETFASTTEFQDRPKGDNASCLVLDVRLQGASGLEFQRQLASSNANIPIVFITGHGDIEMSVKAMKAGAVDFLAKPFREQDLLDAVSAALQADVKRRENEQQFSDLHSHYQSLTVREKEVMALAVKGLMNKQIAGQMNLSEITVKIHRGHAMKKMNAKSFADLVRMSEALGERLEH; translated from the coding sequence ATGAGCGGGAATCCACCCTCCAACAAGCAAGGCAATCAAAGCCCTACGGTGTTTGTGGTGGATGATGACGCGTCCATGCGCAATGCCTTGAGCAACCTTCTGCGCTCGGCCGGCATTCAGGTCGAAACCTTTGCCTCCACGACCGAGTTCCAGGACCGCCCCAAGGGTGACAACGCCAGTTGCCTGGTGCTAGATGTCCGGCTGCAAGGCGCCAGTGGCCTGGAGTTCCAGCGCCAGTTGGCCAGCAGCAATGCCAATATTCCGATTGTGTTCATCACCGGCCATGGCGACATCGAAATGTCGGTCAAGGCGATGAAGGCCGGCGCGGTGGACTTCCTGGCCAAACCCTTTCGCGAGCAGGACCTGCTGGACGCGGTATCGGCGGCATTGCAGGCGGATGTCAAACGCCGGGAAAACGAACAGCAGTTTTCCGACCTGCACAGCCACTATCAATCGCTGACCGTGCGGGAAAAAGAAGTCATGGCCCTGGCCGTCAAAGGCCTGATGAACAAACAGATCGCCGGCCAGATGAACCTCAGCGAAATCACCGTGAAAATCCACCGTGGCCACGCCATGAAAAAGATGAACGCCAAATCGTTCGCCGACCTGGTGCGCATGTCCGAAGCCCTGGGCGAACGCCTGGAACACTGA